One genomic region from Knoellia sp. p5-6-4 encodes:
- a CDS encoding wax ester/triacylglycerol synthase family O-acyltransferase: MDALWLNMDRPNNLMVITSLVFLESVPDWDEVRRIAQERFIDRYPVFSQRPVAPPLPIGLPSWEYDPGFDLARHLVRETLAEPGDDAALQAHVEDHLHRPFDRRHPLWEVHLIEGYGTGAVVFFRIHHALADGIALARVLMSLTDNGAFVDTPPLHGDPAGPAAPSAVSTKVSKEVSTRASTGVSLARSAVEQAARLTHPSALARSVGTGARTGQVVRDLLFLGNPANVVAGTPGLHKRVVWTQPVPLAPLKHVGRLAGATLNDVLMSAVAGALHRYQVEHDATPVDLVTMVPVNLRPLDKPLPRELGNQFALVFFTFPSSSAGLLERLAETKRRMDWLKSSPESVLTFGLITAIGFSTPALERPVVDFFADKAIGVTTNVMGPREPRTFAGVPVTGVLGWVPGSGSQTVGVCIFTYAGSVRVGFMVDAGVVPEPQTLLAAFEDEVEALVRLGRDGEEESRHAHRHRNPVRRGTSHPGRRAGAVARRRKPA; this comes from the coding sequence GTGGACGCCCTCTGGCTCAACATGGACCGGCCCAACAACCTCATGGTCATCACGAGCCTGGTGTTCCTCGAGTCGGTGCCCGACTGGGACGAGGTCCGGCGCATCGCCCAGGAGCGCTTCATCGACCGCTACCCGGTCTTCAGCCAGCGGCCGGTTGCCCCTCCGCTACCGATCGGGCTGCCGTCGTGGGAGTACGACCCCGGCTTCGACCTCGCACGCCACCTCGTGCGCGAGACGCTCGCGGAGCCGGGCGACGACGCAGCCCTCCAGGCCCACGTCGAGGACCACCTCCACCGGCCCTTCGACCGCCGGCACCCGCTGTGGGAGGTGCACCTCATCGAGGGCTACGGCACCGGGGCGGTCGTCTTCTTCCGCATCCACCACGCCCTGGCCGACGGCATCGCCCTGGCCCGGGTGCTCATGTCGCTGACCGACAACGGGGCCTTCGTCGACACCCCACCGCTCCACGGAGACCCTGCCGGCCCCGCAGCGCCGTCGGCGGTGTCGACGAAGGTGTCGAAGGAGGTGTCGACGAGGGCGTCGACGGGGGTGTCTCTCGCCCGCAGCGCGGTGGAGCAGGCGGCTCGGTTGACCCACCCCTCCGCCCTGGCGAGGTCGGTCGGCACCGGCGCACGGACCGGCCAGGTGGTGCGCGACCTGCTCTTCCTCGGCAACCCGGCCAACGTCGTCGCCGGGACGCCCGGCCTGCACAAGCGGGTCGTGTGGACCCAGCCGGTGCCGCTCGCCCCGCTCAAGCACGTCGGCCGTCTGGCGGGCGCCACGCTCAACGACGTGCTCATGAGCGCGGTCGCCGGCGCCCTGCACCGTTACCAGGTCGAGCACGACGCCACGCCGGTCGACCTCGTCACGATGGTGCCGGTCAACCTCCGCCCGCTGGACAAGCCGCTCCCCCGGGAGCTCGGCAACCAGTTCGCCCTCGTCTTCTTCACCTTCCCGAGCTCGAGCGCCGGGCTGCTGGAGCGCCTGGCCGAGACCAAGCGGCGGATGGACTGGCTCAAGAGCTCCCCCGAGTCCGTGCTGACCTTCGGGCTCATCACCGCCATCGGTTTCAGCACGCCCGCGCTGGAGCGCCCAGTGGTGGACTTCTTCGCCGACAAGGCGATCGGTGTCACCACCAACGTGATGGGCCCGCGCGAGCCGCGCACCTTCGCGGGGGTGCCGGTCACCGGCGTGCTGGGCTGGGTGCCCGGGTCCGGCTCCCAGACGGTGGGGGTGTGCATCTTCACGTATGCCGGGAGCGTCAGGGTCGGCTTCATGGTGGACGCCGGCGTCGTCCCCGAGCCCCAGACCCTGCTCGCGGCGTTCGAGGACGAGGTGGAGGCGCTGGTGCGCCTCGGCCGTGATGGAGAGGAAGAGAGCCGGCATGCCCACCGACACCGCAACCCAGTCCGTCG
- a CDS encoding SRPBCC family protein yields MHASVTIDIDAPPERVWAVMTNVEAWPQWTASVTEVERLDTGRFDIGSRVRIRQPRLPVAVWTVDGLESGRSFTWVAGLPGFRSTARHVVERRRTGSRVTLEIDQRGLVGELVGRWMAGLTERYLNLEAVGLKRRSEEGAPAS; encoded by the coding sequence GTGCACGCCAGCGTCACCATCGACATCGACGCCCCTCCCGAGCGTGTCTGGGCCGTGATGACCAACGTCGAGGCGTGGCCGCAGTGGACGGCGTCGGTCACCGAGGTCGAGCGCCTCGACACCGGTCGCTTCGACATCGGCTCGCGGGTGCGGATCCGACAGCCACGGCTGCCCGTGGCGGTCTGGACCGTCGACGGCCTCGAGTCGGGGAGGTCGTTCACCTGGGTCGCCGGCCTGCCCGGGTTTCGCAGCACGGCGAGGCACGTCGTGGAGCGTCGGCGCACCGGGTCCCGGGTGACACTCGAGATCGACCAGCGCGGCCTCGTCGGTGAGCTCGTCGGCCGCTGGATGGCCGGCCTCACCGAGCGCTACCTGAACCTCGAGGCGGTCGGCCTGAAGCGCCGCTCCGAGGAGGGCGCACCGGCGTCCTGA
- a CDS encoding flavodoxin domain-containing protein, whose protein sequence is MTVLVTAASRHGATQAISHEVARQLRSAGHIAHVLDPVEVDTLDGVDAVVLGSAVYHGRWMPEARNLVARLEQQLEGQPVWLFSSGPVGEPARPLGAVTDADRAARSTHARDHRVFAGRLDLASLSRGERLAARRLRAGDGDYRDWYQIRCWATELASQLATHTSTDSGPEVRHAGEPDHGADRGMTQQ, encoded by the coding sequence ATGACAGTCCTCGTCACTGCGGCGAGCCGTCACGGCGCCACCCAGGCGATCTCGCACGAGGTCGCCCGTCAGCTGCGGTCCGCCGGGCACATCGCCCACGTGCTCGACCCCGTGGAGGTCGACACCCTCGACGGAGTCGATGCCGTGGTGCTCGGCAGCGCCGTCTACCACGGCCGCTGGATGCCCGAGGCCCGCAACCTCGTCGCCCGTCTCGAGCAGCAGCTCGAGGGCCAGCCCGTCTGGCTGTTCTCCAGCGGACCGGTGGGTGAACCCGCCCGGCCACTCGGGGCGGTCACCGACGCCGACAGGGCCGCCCGGTCGACCCACGCCCGCGACCACCGCGTCTTCGCCGGGCGACTCGACCTGGCCTCACTCTCGCGCGGCGAGCGCCTGGCCGCCCGGCGACTCCGCGCCGGTGACGGCGACTACCGCGACTGGTACCAGATCCGTTGCTGGGCAACGGAGCTCGCGAGCCAGCTCGCCACGCACACCAGCACCGACAGCGGCCCCGAGGTCCGTCACGCAGGCGAGCCGGACCATGGGGCCGATAGAGGAATGACGCAGCAATGA
- a CDS encoding DUF4389 domain-containing protein: MTTATAPPRPSYPVHLDAATEPVASRWLWLVKWLLAVPHYIVLAFLWVAFAVLSVVAFFAILFTGHYPRAIFEFNVGVLRWSWRVAYYAYGALATDRYPPFSLAEVPDYPTHLEIDYPEHLSRGLVLVKWWLLAIPHYLVLAILIGGGRWVFEDQRWQYVSSGGLVGLLAFIAAVVLAFTGSYPRPIYDLLLGLNRWVLRVAAYVGLMTDQYPPFRLDMGPHEPDHALVLTSQAGTQPPASQPQAGLQPYPGAQPYPGAQPYPEQPYAGGGGAPPPPGAPGAPPRSGWTAGRTIAAVVGVLVGLFSLGGVAGGGAMIMADRVWRQDGFVTTPAETWRSAGHAVLGDMLLEAPGADRGLPGRFFGDLRIEATSTTAGVPVFVGIGRQGDVAAYLAGVARSDRNEAGGDGQEQPGGSPVAAPTDLDIWVAQASGDGAQTVVWTPEAGNWSAVVMNADGSRGVSAAMRFGAEVPWLDEAGAGLLIVSLLFLGGAITLVAFAVARASRRA; this comes from the coding sequence ATGACCACTGCAACAGCCCCTCCGCGGCCCAGCTACCCCGTTCACCTTGACGCCGCCACCGAGCCAGTCGCCTCGCGCTGGCTCTGGCTGGTCAAGTGGCTGCTGGCGGTGCCGCACTACATCGTCCTGGCGTTCCTGTGGGTGGCTTTCGCCGTCCTCAGCGTCGTCGCCTTCTTCGCCATCCTGTTCACCGGCCACTACCCGCGCGCGATCTTCGAGTTCAACGTCGGTGTCCTGCGGTGGTCCTGGCGGGTGGCCTACTACGCCTACGGAGCGCTCGCGACCGACCGCTACCCGCCGTTCTCCCTCGCCGAGGTGCCCGACTACCCGACGCACCTCGAGATCGACTATCCCGAGCACCTCTCCCGCGGCCTCGTGCTCGTCAAGTGGTGGCTCCTGGCCATCCCGCACTACCTGGTGCTGGCCATCCTCATCGGCGGCGGTCGCTGGGTCTTCGAGGACCAGCGGTGGCAGTACGTCAGCAGTGGAGGCCTGGTCGGGCTGCTCGCCTTCATCGCTGCCGTCGTGCTCGCCTTCACGGGGTCCTACCCGCGCCCCATCTACGACCTCTTGCTCGGGCTCAACCGCTGGGTGCTGCGCGTGGCCGCCTATGTCGGCCTGATGACCGACCAGTACCCGCCGTTCCGCCTCGACATGGGTCCGCACGAGCCGGACCACGCCCTCGTGCTGACCAGCCAGGCGGGCACCCAGCCACCCGCGTCCCAGCCACAGGCGGGCCTCCAGCCCTACCCGGGTGCCCAGCCCTACCCGGGTGCCCAGCCCTACCCCGAGCAGCCGTATGCCGGCGGGGGAGGGGCACCGCCGCCTCCCGGCGCACCGGGGGCGCCACCGCGCTCGGGGTGGACGGCCGGACGGACCATAGCCGCGGTCGTCGGCGTCCTGGTCGGGCTGTTCTCCCTCGGTGGGGTGGCCGGGGGCGGCGCCATGATCATGGCCGACCGCGTCTGGCGCCAGGACGGCTTCGTGACGACACCGGCGGAGACCTGGCGTTCGGCCGGTCACGCCGTGCTCGGCGACATGCTCCTCGAGGCACCGGGAGCCGACCGGGGCCTGCCCGGACGGTTCTTCGGCGACCTGCGGATCGAGGCCACGTCGACCACAGCCGGCGTGCCGGTGTTCGTCGGCATCGGCCGGCAGGGCGACGTCGCGGCCTACCTCGCCGGTGTCGCCCGGTCGGACCGCAACGAAGCCGGCGGCGACGGGCAGGAACAGCCGGGCGGGTCGCCCGTGGCGGCGCCGACCGACCTCGACATCTGGGTGGCGCAGGCCAGTGGTGACGGCGCCCAGACGGTCGTGTGGACGCCGGAGGCCGGGAACTGGTCCGCCGTGGTGATGAACGCGGACGGCTCCCGAGGAGTCTCGGCGGCGATGCGGTTCGGTGCCGAGGTGCCTTGGCTGGACGAGGCCGGCGCCGGGCTGCTCATCGTCAGCCTGCTGTTCCTGGGTGGCGCCATCACCCTCGTGGCCTTCGCGGTGGCGCGAGCCTCGCGTCGGGCCTAG
- a CDS encoding zf-TFIIB domain-containing protein: MTTTLTCPKCGSDMRQYERNRVLVDQCTGCGGLFLDRGELERLVAAENEWHQPPVQQAQQAPRQQYSPYPQQHGQPYGHGYGKPHKKRRSFLSDLFDD, translated from the coding sequence ATGACGACCACGCTGACCTGTCCCAAGTGCGGCTCGGACATGCGCCAGTACGAGCGCAACCGCGTCCTCGTCGACCAGTGCACCGGCTGCGGCGGGCTCTTCCTCGACCGCGGTGAGCTCGAACGGCTGGTCGCCGCCGAGAACGAGTGGCACCAGCCGCCCGTGCAGCAGGCCCAGCAGGCGCCGCGGCAGCAGTACTCGCCGTACCCGCAGCAGCACGGCCAGCCCTACGGGCACGGCTACGGAAAGCCGCACAAGAAGCGGCGGTCCTTCCTCTCCGACCTCTTCGACGACTGA
- a CDS encoding DUF47 family protein: MGFRLTPQEDSFYDLFAKSASYLVDGARELTTILGAAPSEREAIAARMRELEHNADMATHEIIRKVNSSFITPFDREDIHGLAAALDDCMDMMDAAVDLVVLYRIGELPAGVAEQVEVLSRMSELTAEAMPRLRSMKDLTEYWIEINRLENQADQSYRRLLAELFNGNGGGPLDAITIMKHKEVIDELEAAADAFEQVAHKVEGIAVKES, encoded by the coding sequence GTGGGCTTTCGCCTCACCCCGCAGGAAGACAGCTTCTACGACCTGTTCGCCAAGTCCGCGTCCTACCTGGTGGACGGCGCACGCGAGCTCACCACCATCCTCGGTGCCGCCCCCTCCGAGCGTGAGGCCATCGCGGCCCGCATGCGCGAGCTCGAGCACAACGCCGACATGGCGACGCACGAGATCATCCGCAAGGTGAACAGCTCGTTCATCACGCCCTTCGACCGCGAAGACATCCACGGCCTGGCCGCGGCCCTCGACGACTGCATGGACATGATGGACGCCGCGGTCGACCTGGTCGTGCTCTACCGGATCGGGGAGCTGCCGGCCGGCGTGGCCGAGCAGGTCGAGGTGCTCTCCCGCATGTCCGAGCTGACCGCCGAGGCCATGCCGCGGCTGCGCTCGATGAAGGACCTGACGGAGTACTGGATCGAGATCAACCGCCTCGAGAACCAGGCCGACCAGAGCTACCGCCGCCTGCTGGCCGAGCTGTTCAACGGCAACGGCGGTGGCCCCCTCGACGCGATCACGATCATGAAGCACAAGGAGGTCATCGACGAGCTCGAGGCCGCCGCGGACGCGTTCGAGCAGGTGGCCCACAAGGTCGAGGGCATCGCGGTCAAGGAGTCCTGA
- a CDS encoding inorganic phosphate transporter, producing the protein MDWLPVAVVVTLAMGFNYTNGFHDAANAIATSVSTRALTPRVALAMAAVANLVGAFFGTKVAKTIGSGVIDAPQGSVGLLICGAGLVGAIGWNMLTWWYGLPSSSSHALIGGLGGAALAASASVHWDSVLTKIIIPMIASPIVGIIVGYLVMAAILWLFRRAQPGRVSRGFRYAQTASAAAMAFGHGLQDASKTAGVVVLALTVGGYQAVGDDSIPLWVLVMSAVVISLGTYAGGWRIMRTLGRRIIHLDPPQGFAAETTAAGILYVAGMGFGAPISTTHTITSAIMGVGSTKRLSAVRWGVAGNIVGAWVLTFPGAGLAAALAFWVGNLFL; encoded by the coding sequence GTGGACTGGCTTCCCGTAGCCGTCGTCGTCACCCTGGCGATGGGCTTCAACTACACCAACGGCTTCCATGACGCGGCCAACGCGATCGCCACGTCGGTCTCCACCCGGGCGCTGACCCCGCGGGTGGCGCTGGCCATGGCCGCCGTCGCGAACCTCGTCGGCGCCTTCTTCGGCACCAAGGTCGCCAAGACCATCGGCTCCGGCGTCATCGACGCCCCGCAGGGCAGCGTGGGCCTGCTCATCTGCGGCGCCGGACTCGTCGGCGCCATCGGGTGGAACATGCTCACCTGGTGGTACGGCCTGCCCTCGTCGTCCTCGCACGCCCTCATCGGCGGACTGGGCGGGGCGGCGCTCGCGGCCAGCGCGAGCGTGCACTGGGACAGCGTGCTGACCAAGATCATCATCCCGATGATCGCCTCGCCCATCGTGGGCATCATCGTCGGCTACCTCGTGATGGCCGCGATCCTGTGGCTGTTCCGCAGGGCCCAGCCAGGACGCGTGTCTCGCGGGTTCCGCTACGCCCAGACGGCGTCGGCTGCGGCGATGGCGTTCGGCCACGGCCTGCAGGACGCGTCCAAGACCGCCGGCGTCGTGGTCCTCGCGCTGACCGTGGGTGGCTACCAGGCCGTCGGCGACGACTCCATCCCGCTGTGGGTGCTCGTCATGAGCGCCGTGGTCATCTCCCTCGGCACGTATGCCGGCGGCTGGCGGATCATGCGCACCCTCGGCCGTCGCATCATCCACCTCGACCCGCCGCAGGGGTTCGCCGCGGAGACGACCGCCGCCGGCATCCTCTATGTCGCCGGCATGGGCTTCGGGGCCCCGATCTCGACGACGCACACCATCACCTCGGCGATCATGGGCGTCGGCTCGACCAAGCGCCTCTCGGCCGTCCGGTGGGGTGTGGCGGGCAACATCGTCGGCGCCTGGGTGCTGACCTTCCCCGGGGCCGGCCTTGCGGCCGCCCTCGCCTTCTGGGTCGGCAACCTGTTCCTCTGA
- the pstB gene encoding phosphate ABC transporter ATP-binding protein PstB, translated as MAKRIDVSDLNVYYGSFKAVEGVTMTVEPRSVTAFIGPSGCGKSTFLRTLNRMHEVIPGGRVEGKVMLDDQDLYAPGVDPVAVRRTVGMVFQRPNPFPTMSIYDNVAAGLKLNGVKGKKKLDEVVEKSLRGANLWTEVKDRLNKPGAGLSGGQQQRLCIARAIAVEPQVLLMDEPCSALDPISTLAIEDLINELKSKFTIVIVTHNMQQAARVSDRTAFFNLAATGKPGKLIEIDDTHRIFNNPSVKATEDYISGRFG; from the coding sequence ATGGCAAAGCGCATCGACGTCAGCGACCTGAACGTCTACTACGGATCCTTCAAGGCCGTGGAGGGCGTCACCATGACGGTCGAGCCCCGCTCCGTGACCGCCTTCATCGGGCCCTCCGGCTGCGGCAAGTCGACCTTCCTGCGGACCCTCAACCGCATGCACGAGGTGATCCCCGGCGGTCGCGTCGAGGGCAAGGTCATGCTCGACGACCAGGACCTCTACGCCCCCGGGGTCGACCCCGTCGCGGTGCGGCGCACCGTCGGCATGGTCTTCCAGCGACCCAACCCCTTCCCCACGATGTCGATCTACGACAACGTGGCGGCCGGCCTGAAGCTCAACGGCGTCAAGGGCAAGAAGAAGCTCGACGAGGTCGTCGAGAAGTCCCTGCGGGGCGCGAACCTGTGGACCGAGGTCAAGGACCGGCTGAACAAGCCCGGCGCCGGCCTCTCCGGCGGCCAGCAGCAGCGCCTGTGCATCGCGCGGGCCATCGCCGTCGAGCCGCAGGTGCTGCTGATGGACGAGCCCTGCTCGGCGCTCGACCCGATCTCCACCCTCGCGATCGAGGACCTGATCAACGAGCTGAAGTCGAAGTTCACGATCGTCATCGTCACCCACAACATGCAGCAGGCCGCACGCGTCTCGGACCGCACCGCGTTCTTCAACCTCGCGGCGACGGGCAAGCCCGGCAAGCTCATCGAGATCGACGACACGCACCGCATCTTCAACAACCCCAGCGTGAAGGCGACCGAGGACTACATCTCCGGCCGCTTCGGCTAA
- the pstA gene encoding phosphate ABC transporter permease PstA: MTTTSTSVNRRSAGSGPPLLGSGLGHPSRGRAVRDQLARVVMWLAFLLAVIPLVWILWTVISQGAHLLLESKWWTHSQRGITSRYAGGGAVHAIQGTLIQAAVTALIAVPIAVMTAIYLVEYGRGKLARWVSFMVDILTGIPSIVAALFIYALWVTTFGFQRVGFAVSLSLVLLMIPVVVRSTEEMLKLVPNELREASYALGVPKWKTIAKVVLPTAFSGIVTGVLLGLARVMGETAPLLILGPYTKSIAVDLFNGLMPTLPTMINQDRTELGQAAAVERMWGAALTLILLVLLLNIAGRLVARFGSVKK, from the coding sequence ATGACGACCACCAGCACCTCCGTCAACCGGCGCTCCGCCGGCTCGGGTCCGCCCCTGCTCGGCTCCGGCCTCGGTCACCCGTCCCGTGGCAGGGCGGTGCGCGACCAGCTCGCCCGTGTCGTCATGTGGCTCGCGTTCCTGCTCGCGGTCATCCCGCTCGTGTGGATCCTCTGGACCGTCATCAGCCAGGGCGCCCACCTGCTGCTCGAGTCGAAGTGGTGGACGCACTCCCAGCGTGGCATCACGTCCCGCTACGCCGGCGGCGGGGCCGTGCACGCCATCCAGGGCACCCTCATCCAGGCCGCCGTGACGGCCCTGATCGCCGTGCCGATCGCCGTGATGACCGCGATCTACCTCGTGGAGTACGGCCGCGGGAAGCTCGCCCGATGGGTCAGCTTCATGGTCGACATCCTCACCGGCATCCCGTCGATCGTGGCAGCCCTGTTCATCTACGCCCTGTGGGTGACGACATTCGGGTTCCAGCGGGTCGGCTTCGCCGTCTCCCTGTCGCTGGTGCTGCTCATGATCCCCGTCGTGGTGCGCTCCACCGAGGAGATGCTCAAGCTCGTGCCCAACGAGCTGCGTGAGGCGTCCTACGCCCTCGGGGTACCGAAGTGGAAGACGATCGCCAAGGTCGTGCTGCCCACCGCGTTCTCCGGCATCGTCACCGGCGTGCTCCTGGGCCTGGCCAGGGTCATGGGCGAGACGGCGCCGCTGCTGATCCTCGGCCCCTACACGAAGTCGATCGCGGTCGACCTCTTCAACGGCCTCATGCCGACCCTGCCCACCATGATCAACCAGGACCGCACCGAGCTCGGCCAGGCTGCCGCCGTCGAGCGCATGTGGGGGGCGGCCCTGACGCTGATCCTCCTCGTCCTCCTCCTCAACATCGCCGGCCGCCTCGTGGCGCGCTTCGGCTCCGTGAAGAAGTAA
- the pstC gene encoding phosphate ABC transporter permease subunit PstC — translation MSTITGVSAADETPPPSPGSPLGGDAASTGRLGDRLFGGAARGAGVLVIGLVTLIGVFLLWQAVPALARNEANFLTSREWTVAGDAPRFGIVELFWTTVASSLIAMTIAVPVGVGVALFITQYAPRWLSRPAASLVDLLAAVPSIVYGLWGVLTFRAAVLPAEEFLQDKLGWFPLFSATGISGGTIFFIGIVLAIMVLPIVTALSREVFAQTPVAHKEGALALGATRWEMIRTAVLPFGRPGVISAAMLALGRALGETIAVTFIVSTLARGSDWTWSLFNGGETFASRIANNAAEFDSPQKTGAFIAAGLVLFVLTFIVNAIARIVIERRKAFTE, via the coding sequence GTGAGCACGATCACCGGCGTCAGTGCTGCTGACGAGACACCTCCCCCCAGCCCCGGATCCCCCCTGGGCGGCGACGCGGCGAGCACAGGCCGCCTCGGCGACCGCCTCTTCGGCGGAGCGGCCCGTGGGGCCGGTGTGCTCGTCATCGGTCTCGTCACCCTCATCGGGGTGTTCCTGCTCTGGCAGGCCGTGCCCGCCCTCGCACGCAACGAGGCCAACTTCCTGACCTCCCGCGAGTGGACCGTGGCCGGCGACGCCCCGCGGTTCGGCATCGTCGAGCTGTTCTGGACCACGGTGGCCTCCTCGCTCATCGCGATGACCATCGCGGTGCCGGTCGGGGTGGGGGTGGCGCTCTTCATCACGCAGTACGCCCCGCGCTGGCTCTCGCGCCCGGCTGCGAGCCTCGTCGACCTGCTCGCTGCCGTTCCGTCGATCGTCTACGGCCTGTGGGGTGTGCTGACCTTCCGCGCCGCCGTGCTGCCCGCGGAGGAGTTCCTGCAGGACAAGCTGGGTTGGTTCCCGCTGTTCTCGGCGACGGGCATCTCCGGCGGCACCATCTTCTTCATCGGCATCGTGCTCGCCATCATGGTGCTGCCGATCGTCACCGCGCTCTCCCGCGAGGTCTTCGCGCAGACGCCCGTCGCCCACAAGGAGGGTGCCCTCGCGCTCGGCGCCACCCGTTGGGAGATGATCCGCACGGCAGTGCTGCCGTTCGGCCGTCCCGGCGTGATCAGCGCCGCCATGCTCGCCCTCGGCCGCGCCCTCGGCGAGACCATCGCCGTGACGTTCATCGTCTCGACGCTCGCCCGCGGCTCGGACTGGACCTGGTCGCTGTTCAACGGCGGGGAGACCTTCGCCTCCCGGATCGCCAACAACGCGGCCGAGTTCGACTCGCCGCAGAAGACCGGTGCCTTCATCGCCGCAGGCCTGGTGCTCTTCGTCCTCACCTTCATCGTGAACGCGATCGCGCGCATCGTCATCGAGCGCAGGAAGGCCTTCACCGAATGA
- the pstS gene encoding phosphate ABC transporter substrate-binding protein PstS: protein MKIQRFGPVAAIALAGSLVLSACGSDDNSADIAAAGGGSTDGSSVECAEGTLSAEGSSAQKNAIEEAIASFQTVCDGATVNYNPTGSGAGIKQFIAGQVDFAGSDSALKTEEKDGKVESVEAEKHCGSPAWNLPMVTGPIAVSYNLPGVNRLILTPEVIANIFNGKVKAWNDASIAALNPGAKLPSTPVKVFFRSDESGTTENFTKYLAAAAPKAWTAEPGKSWTGKGEGKEKSSGVASAVKATEGGITYAEWSYAKDNKLGIAEVDNGSGPVQLNGESVGNAVAIAEQEGEGNDLRLKLDYATKEPGAYPILLVTYEIVCSKSDDPKQAALTKAFLKHFSSQKTQSSLEEIGYAPLPDEVRTKVDAAIDALS, encoded by the coding sequence GTGAAGATTCAGCGTTTCGGCCCCGTCGCGGCCATCGCCCTTGCCGGCTCACTCGTGCTGTCGGCCTGCGGCTCCGACGACAACAGTGCCGACATCGCCGCCGCGGGTGGCGGCAGCACCGACGGCTCGTCCGTCGAGTGCGCCGAGGGCACCCTGAGCGCCGAGGGCTCCTCCGCCCAGAAGAACGCGATCGAGGAGGCCATCGCAAGCTTCCAGACCGTGTGCGACGGCGCGACCGTCAACTACAACCCGACCGGCTCCGGCGCCGGCATCAAGCAGTTCATCGCCGGCCAGGTCGACTTCGCCGGCTCCGACTCCGCCCTGAAGACGGAGGAGAAGGACGGCAAGGTCGAGTCCGTCGAGGCCGAGAAGCACTGCGGTTCGCCCGCCTGGAACCTGCCCATGGTGACCGGCCCGATCGCCGTCTCCTACAACCTGCCGGGCGTGAACCGGCTGATCCTCACGCCCGAGGTCATCGCCAACATCTTCAACGGCAAGGTGAAGGCCTGGAACGACGCGTCGATCGCCGCGCTCAACCCTGGCGCCAAGCTGCCCAGCACGCCGGTCAAGGTGTTCTTCCGCTCCGACGAGTCGGGCACCACCGAGAACTTCACCAAGTACCTGGCCGCCGCCGCGCCGAAGGCGTGGACCGCCGAGCCCGGCAAGAGCTGGACCGGCAAGGGCGAGGGCAAGGAGAAGTCCTCCGGCGTGGCGAGCGCGGTCAAGGCCACCGAGGGCGGCATCACCTACGCCGAGTGGTCCTACGCCAAGGACAACAAGCTGGGCATCGCCGAGGTCGACAACGGCTCCGGTCCCGTTCAGCTCAACGGCGAGTCCGTCGGCAACGCGGTGGCCATCGCCGAGCAGGAGGGCGAGGGCAACGACCTGCGCTTGAAGCTCGACTACGCCACCAAGGAGCCCGGGGCCTACCCGATCCTCCTCGTCACCTACGAGATCGTCTGCTCCAAGAGCGATGACCCCAAGCAGGCCGCCCTCACCAAGGCGTTCCTGAAGCACTTCTCCTCGCAGAAGACGCAGAGCTCGCTCGAGGAGATCGGCTACGCCCCGCTTCCCGACGAGGTCCGCACCAAGGTCGACGCTGCCATCGACGCCCTGTCCTGA